Genomic window (Chryseobacterium sp. H1D6B):
CCGTGAAGAAATGTACGGAACATTCAATATGGGAGTTGGGATGATCGTTGTAGTAGATCCAGAACATGCTGAAAAAGTATTACACCTGTTAGATGATGCCTACGAAATCGGTGAGATTACAGAAGGAAATGAAAAAATTAATTTAACATTATAATAATGTAACAGTTTACCAATGTATCGTTATGCTAATTAATATATTTTACATGGATACATTGGTACATTTTTACACTGCTGCATTAATTACATGAAAAACATAGTTATACTCGTTTCAGGCTCCGGAACCAATCTTCAGAGAATTATAGATTCAATTGAAAGTGGCGACATTCAGAATGCAAAGGTCAGTCTGGTAGTTGCCGATAGAGAATGTTACGGACTGGAAAGAGCGGCCAATCATAAGATTGATAATGTACTGATTCCAAGAGGAAAGAATTTCAGCAGTGAATTGGATAAAATAATCCCGCAGGATACGGATCTTATTGTATTAGCAGGATTTTTATCAATTTTAAAACCTGAATTCTGTGAAAACTGGAATGGGAAGATCATTAACATACACCCAGCATTGCTGCCGAAATTCGGAGGAAAAGGAATGTGGGGGATGAATGTCCATCATGCAGTGATTGAAGCTGGAGAAAAAGAAAGCGGAGCTACAGTACATTTTGTAACCTCAGGAATTGATGAGGGAGAAGCGATTCTTCAGAAATCATTTGAAGTTACTGAAAATGATACCGCGGAAACTTTAGCAGAAAAAGTACATCTGGTTGAATACGAAATTTTCCCGACAGCGATCAATAAAGTGTTAGGGAATTAAAAAAAATGTACCCAATAGATACATTTCTATATCAGTAAAAATCTAAGTAATATAAAAGTAAATCCGGGGGTGAAAGACCGGGATACAGTTTGAAATAGCTGTGAAAAGTAAAAAATTGAAAGAAAAATGAGCAAAAAAAGAGTTTTAATCAGTGTTTCTGACAAAAGCGGATTGATAGAATTCGCCCAGTTTTTGGAAGCCCAAAACTATGAATTGATTTCTACGGGGGGAACTTTCAAACATTTGAAGGAGGCAGGTTTAAATCCAATTCAGATCGATGAGGTGACTAATTTCCCTGAAATGCTGGACGGAAGAGTGAAAACTTTACACCCGAAAGTACACGGAGGACTGTTGGCTGTACGTTCAAACGAAGAGCACATGAGAACAGTTCAGGAACACGGAATTGATCTGATCGACATGGTGATCGTAAATCTTTATCCTTTCTTTGAAAATGTAAACAAAGATATTTCATTACATGAAAAAGTAGAGTTTATCGACATCGGAGGCCCGTCAATGCTTCGTTCTGCAGCGAAAAACTTTGATTCTGTTACCGTAATTACAGATGTTGAAGATTATGCTACAGTGAAAATTGAAATGGAACAGAACGGGGATACTTACATTGAAACTCGTAAAAAATTGGCAGGAAAGGTGTTTAACCTTACTTCTGCTTATGATGCTGCTATTTCAAGAATGCTTTTAGATGAAGAGTATCCAGCTTATCTTAATGCTTCTTACAGAAAAGCTTCTGACCTTAGATATGGTGAAAATCCGCATCAGACGGCAGCTTACTATGTTTCTACTTTCGAGAACGGTGCCATGAAAGATTTCGAACAGTTAGGAGGAAAAGAACTTTCTTTCAATAACCTTAGAGATATGGATCTATGCTGGAAAGTAGTCACTGAATTTAAAGAAGAAATGGCATGCTGTGCAGTGAAGCATTCTACCCCTTGCGGTGTTGCTATCGGTACTTCAGCATTGGAAACTTATCAGAAAACCTTTGAATGCGACCCGATTTCTATTTTTGGCGGAATTGTTGCTATGAACTATAAAATCGATGCATCAACTGCTGAAGAATTAAACAAGACTTTCCTGGAAATTGTAATGGCTCCTGATTTTGATGAAGCTGCATTAGAAGTTTTAAGAAAGAAGAAAAATTTAAGAATTATAAAAATTGTAAATCCAGTTTCGGATAAACAGACTTGGGTGAAAATCGACGGCGGAATTTTGGTTCAGGACAATGATACCCACTTCTCAGATGATATCAAAGTGGTTACTAACGTACAGCCTACAGAACAACAGAAGAAAGCATTGCTTTTCTCACAGAGAGTAGTAAAATACGTTAAATCAAATGCTATTGTTGTTTCTAACGGTATTCAGGCTTTCGGGATCGGAGGAGGTCAGGTGAACAGAATCTGGGCTACTGAACAGGCGATTGAAAGAGCGAAAGAAAAATTCGAAGGAAATTTAGTATTAGCATCTGACGCATTTTTCCCTTTCCGTGATGTAGTAGATTTCTGCGCAAAAGAAGGAATTACTGCGATTATCCAGCCTGGAGGAAGTGTAAAAGATCAGGACAGTATTGATGCTGCTAATGAGCATAACATTCCGATGATGTTCACGGGTGTTAGACATTTTTTACATTGATTAAAATAGAATTAAATTATATTTTGGGATTGTATTTATAGCATCCAAAATTATATATTTGTAAATTATAGACTAGTTAATTAAATAAAGTATGAGAATATTAATCATAGGAGAAGGTGGAAGAGAATCTGCTCTTGCAACAAAACTTCATAAAGACTCTAGAGTTACTAAAATGTTTTTTGCAAATGGAAACGCTACTACCGATGAAATTGGGAAAAATGTTCATTTATCAGAGATTAAAGAACTTAGAGATTTCGCAATTAAAGAAAAAGTAGACTTAACAATTGTAGGTCCTGAAGCACCGCTTGTAGCTGGGTTGAAGGACGAATTTAAAAAGCATGATCTTAAAGTTTTTGGTCCCAATCAAAAAGTAGCAAGCCTTGAAGGAAGTAAAGCTTTCTCTAAGAAATTTATGCAGACCTATGATATCAAAACAGCAAAAGCTGTGGTATTTGATTCATATCCTGAAGCTAAAGAATATGTGAAGACACAAGAATATCCTTTAGTGATCAAAGCAAGTGGTTTAGCAGGTGGAAAAGGAGTTGTCATTTGTGACACTTTAGAAGAAGCTGAAGCTACAATCCACGATTTCATGATCCGCAGGATTTATGGAGATGCCGGGATCCGTTTAGTTATCGAAGAATATTTACAAGGTTTTGAAGCTTCAATCATTGCGTTTTCAAACGGAGAAAAAATATTCCCTTGTATCGCAGCAAAAGATTATAAAAAAGCCGGTAACGGTGATAAAGGACCTAATACAGGAGGGATGGGATCTGTAGCACCAAGCCCTGAATTTACTCAGGAGCATTATGCAGATTTCGAACAGCATATTTTAGAACCTACTGTAAAAGGACTTAAAGCAGAAGGTTTCACTTTTAAAGGAATCATTTTCTTTGGATTAATGATCACTAAAAAAGGAACTTATCTATTAGAATACAACATGAGATTTGGAGATCCTGAAACTCAGGTACTGCTTGCTCTTATGGAAAACAACTTACTGGATGTTATCAATGACTGTATGGACGGTAAAGACATCGAACTTAAGTTCAAGGATGAAAAAGCGGTCTGTTTAGTAATGTGTTCTGGAGGATATCCCGGAACTATTGAAACAGGATTTGAAATCGTAGGAATGGATAAAGCTGTTCACAGCCAGGTACTAAGTGCCGGTGCTGTAAAAAAAGGAGACAAAGTAGTTTCTAACGGCGGAAGAGTTCTTAATATAGTAGCTACAGGTGCTACCTATGAGGATGCCAGAAAGAAAGTATACGAAGATGCCCTTCATGTACATTTCGACTACAGCTTCTACAGAGAAGACATCGGAAAGTTTTAATAAAATCATAAAAAAAGATTTGGAGCGTTTCCAAGTCTTTTTTTGTAAAACGTTTATCTGCTGTAATTTTTTTATTAACAGGACCGGGATTCATCCCCGATAATAAAGGCAGATAAAATTGGCTTCAGCCAAAACTTAAAATTTATAACTCATAATTTAAAAAATGAATAACGGTATTATCATATTAGATTTTGGATCTCAGTACAACCAGCTTATTGGAAGAAGAATCCGTGAGATGGGTGTATATTCTGAAATCTTGCCTTTCAATACGCCATTAGCCACTATTTTAGAAAGACAGCCGAGAGGAATTATCCTTTCCGGAGGGCCAAGTTCTGTAAATGCAGAAAATGCTCATCTGGTTGAAAAAGAATTATACGAGCAGGGAATTCCTGTATTGGGAATCTGCTACGGGATGCAGCTTACAGCCCACCTTTTAGGAGGAAAAGTAAATAAAGGAGAAAAAGGAGAGTATGGAAAAGCTCATTTAGATATCATTAAAGAAAATGCTTTGCTGAAAGGGGTTTCTCAAAACTCTGTTGTTTGGATGAGCCATTTTGATGAAGTAGGAGAACTGCCTGCAGGTTTTGAATTAAATGCAAAATCAGGCGTTATAGCTTCTATTTCTAATCCTGAAAAACAAATTTACTGTGTTCAGTTCCACCCGGAAGTTTCCCACACGGAAGAAGGGGGTAAAATGCTTGAAAACTTCGTTTTTGGAATCTGTAATGCAGAAAAGAACTGGAAACTGACCAATTATATTGAAAAAACAGTAGCAGAGATCCGTGAAAGAGTAGGAGACAATAAAGTGATTCTTGGACTTTCCGGAGGTGTTGACTCTTCTGTAGCCGCTGTTTTAATTCACAAAGCAATTGGAGACCAGCTGCAGTGTATCTTCGTTGATACAGGACTTTTAAGAAAGAACGAAGACGTAAAAGTAATGGAAAATTACGGCGAGCATTTTAACATGAATATTAAATTGGTTGATGCTTCAGAAAGATTCCTTACAAAATTAGCCGGAGTAGACGATCCTGAACAAAAAAGAAAAATCATCGGAAACGAATTTATTCATGTTTTTGATGAAGAATCCCATAAAATAGAAGGCGCTAAATTCTTAGCACAGGGAACCATCTATCCTGACGTTATCGAAAGCCAGTCTGTAAACGGACCTTCAGCAGTGATCAAATCCCACCACAATGTTGGCGGACTACCAGAAGAAATGGATTTTGAACTGTTAGAGCCGTTAAGAGAGCTTTTCAAGGATGAAGTAAGAAAAGTGGGGGAAGAACTAGGCATTCCTCATCATCTGGTACACAGACACCCTTTCCCTGGACCTGGTTTAGGAATCAGAATTTTAGGAGCTGTAGATGCTGAAAAAGTGAAAATTCTTCAGGAGGCTGATGATATTTTCATTGAAGAATTATATAAAAATGATCTTTACGAAAAAGTTTCTCAGGCTTTCGTAGTATTACTTCCTGTAAAATCTGTAGGAGTAATGGGTGATGAAAGAACTTATGAATACACAGCTGTAGTCCGTTCTGCAAATACAATCGATTTTATGACGGCAACCTGGAGCAGACTTCCGTATGAGTTTTTAGATACTGTTTCCAGCAGAATCATCAACGAAGTAAGAGGAATCAACAGAGTCGCTTATGATATTTCAAGCAAACCGCCTGCAACTATTGAATGGGAATAATTTTCCAGTCAATGTTTAAAATAAAAAAAATCCTGCTTATCTTTTTAAGCAGGGTTTTTTATTCCCATGCTGTTTTTATATTACAATTTATCGAGGGAATTATTATAAATTTAAAAACATAAATCCTTTGAAATTAAAATTTTAAATAAACATTCTGCAGCATGAAAATAAAACAGCTATTGATCATTGCCGGCCTTTGTTCAATCCTGGCGGGCTGTATGGTTTCCAATAAAAATGATGATCATACAAACAGCTATTCCTGGTTTCCTTTTTCATGGTATGCCGCAAATCTTTCAGGAAAGAATTTTGATAAAGTAGCCATGCTTGTTCCGGTTAAGGTAAATGATTTAAAAGCCAGTTTCACCCTGCAGTTTGATTTGGGAAGTGATGCAACGATTATCTATGGAAATACAATAAACAGCTATTACAAACAGAATGAGATGAAAAATTTCATTGTAGAAAGTTCTAAGTCGACGGATGATGGAGGTAAAACAGTATATGCCACGAAAGGACTTGTCTATCATTTCGGAAAACTGTCCAAAGATAATTTAATGTATAAAGATGATTATGGAGATAAAATTCCCCAAGATTCATTGTTTACTAAGAATCCAAAACATATAGGCAGTTTAGGAGCTGATGTTTTTAATGATAAAATATTAATCATTGATTATCCTAATAAAAGAATGTGCGTCCTTGATTCTTTGGATGACTACTGGAAAAAAAGGACAACATTTGTAGAGGCAAGATCTAAAAACGGCAGGCTGCATATTCCATTGACTATTAATAACCAAATACATTGGTTTTTATTTGACACCGGCGCAAGCTTATTTCCGATAAATACCAATAAAGAACTATGGAGTTCAATAATAGATAAAACAGCAAAGACAGATACTATTATTGCAAACTCTTGGGGAGATAAAGTTAAATTCTTTGGAAGACCGATCAAAGAAAAAGTCTATTTAGGGAAAAGAAAACTTGAAGACAATTATGCCTGGTATAATGAAAACGAAAGGCTTCAGGAGTTTAATAAGGATGAAGAGGTAGACGGCTTAACAGGAAATGCTTTTTTCTTCAATAATATTGTAGTGCTGGACTTCAAAAATAAAAAGTTTGGAGTGGTAAATTAAAAGACCTGTGGTTAAAGAATTAAAATAAAAAGCAGGCCGTAATTGAAAGAAAAATAATGCTCATGCTGTTTTAAATAAAAATTACCTGTAAATGGGATATATTGATTTTTAAGTATTATTTTAATATTTATGATTATAATCATAAGTTATTATCTTATTATGTCTTAAATTTGATAAAGAATTAAATGATACTTAATCAGGTGTCAGTTATAATAAATTTTTTTTTTCATCATTTGTGTTTAGCCTTCCCCAGCGGAGGCTTTTTTTCTGCCTTTTCGGCTGCAATGATAAATATCTGACAATTTAAATGCGCTTCTTTTACTTATACTGTATAAGGTTGTTTCCGTTTAAATTAATTTTTTTACTTAAATTTAATAAAATTACATCAAATGCAAATAGAAACACGTCCCCTGACAGTTCAGGATTATGAAGAATTGGTAGAAACGATGAAGCGTGCTTATCCTCAAATGTCTGAATATGTATGGTCTAAAAAGAGCATCGAAAAACTCACTAAAATATTCCCTAAAGGCCAGATTTGTATCACAGTAGATGGTAAATTGGCAGCAGTTGCACTTTCAATCATTGTTAATTATGACGAATTTGGCGATGATCATACCTACAGTGATATTACAGGAAATTATACTTTCAATACCCATTTATCTACAGGAAATGTCCTATATGGAATAGAAGTTTTTGTTGATCCTGAATACCGTGAATTACGTTTGGGAAGAAGGCTGTATGATGCCCGAAAAGAATTGTGCGAACAGCTTAATCTGAAATCCATAGTGCTGGGAGGAAGAATCCCCAATTATCATAAATACAGCCATGAATTATCCACAAGAGATTATATTCGTAAAGTAAGAGATAAGGAGATCTATGATCCTGTTTTGTCTTTTCAGCTTTCTAATAATTTTTTGCCGATTAAAGTCCTGAAGAAATATCTTCCTGAAGACGAATCTTCCAAAGAAAATGCGGTCTTGCTGCAATGGAATAATATCTATTACAGCAAAAGCCCAAATACCATGAAGGACAGTATTATCCGTCTGGGTTTGGTGCAGTGGCAGATGAGACACTTTAAAGATATTGATGCTTTCTACGAGCAGGTAGAGTTTTTTGTCAATGTAATGGGCGATTATAAATCAGATTTTGTTCTTTTCCCAGAACTTTTCAATACGCCTTTACTGGCTCCGTTCAATAAGCTTTCCGAAAGAGACAGTATGATAGAGCTGGCTAAAATAACAGACCAGATCAAGGCCAAGATCTCAGAACTGGCCATCAGCTACAACGTTAATATCATTTCCGGGAGTATGCCGGTTTTTGAAAATAATGATCTGTACAACGTAAGTTATCTTCTTCACCGTGACGGCCGTATAGATGAATACCGAAAGATCCACATTACACCCAACGAAAGAAAATATTACGGAATGAAGGGCGGAAATGAAATAAAAGTATTCGATACTGACTGCGGTAAGATAGGACTTGTAATCTGTTATGATGTTGAGTTCCCGGAACTTCCTAGAATTTTGGCTGATCAGGGAATGAAGGTTCTTTTTGTTCCTTATCTTACCGATACCCAGAATGCTTATATGAGGGTGCGCCACTGCGCGGCAGCCAGAGCTATAGAAAATGAATGTTATGTAGCCATTGCAGGCTGTGTAGGAAACCTTCCGGGAGTTAATAATATGGATATCCAATTCGGACAGGCTGCTGTATTTACCCCTTCAGATTTCGCTTTTCCATCGAATGCAGTAAAAGGGGAGGCTACCCCTAACACAGAAATGACCTTAATTGTAGATGTAGATTTGAATTTATTGAAAGATCTTCATTATAACGGCTCTGTCCAGATTTTAAAAGACAGGAGGACTGATCTCTACGAGACTTATCTTAAATAAAAAATAAAAACAGAATGTAAATTTACATTCTGTTTTTTATTCCAGGCTGAATAGTATAGATTGTCAGCCTTATTATTTTATGCGTACTGAGGACATACCACTGCCGGGCATATCAATTTTGGACATCTTGGCCTTCCGTCGTCGGGACAGCATTTGTTTGAGCAGTTTTGGATAATAATTCCGCTTCCTGACACGTTTTTCAATTCTTCTCTTGAAAGTTTTTTGTTAGGTAAATTTTTCATTTTTAATATTTTATGGGTTAGTTTTGATATTTGTACAGTATAAAGATAAAAAAAATGGCAGTAGTATTCTTAATTTATTTGGAGCAAAGTACAGCTCTGAATTTCACTAAAGAAATACAGGTTTGTACTTTTTTTATAATTTTTGTTACTTTTTTTTCGTTTTTTCCAACAAAATTATTATCTTCACTTTTCAATTTTAACAACAACAAATTATGACAGGTACAGTAAAATGGTTTAACGAGACAAAAGGATTTGGCTTTATCACACCAGATAACGGAGGAAACGATGTTTTTTGCCATCATTCTGCCCTTGGTGGATTGAGATCTTTAGAAGAAGGCCAAAAAGTTTCATTTGAGCTTATTGATGGTAAGAAAGGACCAGAAGCAACTAATGTTAGACCCATCTGATAAATTATAAAGATTTATAGTGGAAAAATGGACTGCCGAACTTTCGGTGGTCTTTTTTTATGGCAGTGCTATTCAATTTGAACAATTATTTACGGATATCTTATTTTTAGTACTGCTTCTCAAATCTAAATAATCCAGAATAGGAACAGTTTTTGGAGTTACATTGCAATTCCTTATTTTTATACAATATGTTTGATAAACAGCAGAGAAAATTGAAAAGATCCGGCAGACTGATTTCCGTATTAAGTAAATACGGATTTAAAGATATGCTGGCAAGAATGAACGGGAGTAATAAGCCGGAAGAAAATACCGCAGATTCTGATGAAATCATATCCAAAGGAACTGTTTATGAACGGATAAGACTGGTTTTAGAAGAACTGGGACCTACTTTTGTAAAGCTTGGACAGACATTCAGCAACAGAGAAGATCTGCTTCCGCCGGAATTGATCCAGGAACTGCAGAACCTGCAGGATAAAGTGGAAACGGTAGATATGAATGTTGAAGAGATCCTGGAAAATGAATTTAATATATCAGTTAAAGATCATTTCCTTGAAATTCAGCATAAACCATTGGCCACAGCATCCATTGCTCAGGTGTATAAAGCTGTTTTATTGAACGGTGATCAGGTAATTTTAAAAATTAAAAAACCTGATGTACAGACTGTCATTGAGGATGATCTCCTTTTAATTAAAGATCTTGAAAGGCTGGTTTCTGCCTATTCTGAAATAGGAGACAAGCTTAACCTAAAACAGGCGATCTCCACTTTTGAAAAATCTTTACTGGAGGAAGTTTCTTTGATCAATGAAAAGAATAATATTCTTCAGTTTTCCCGGAATTTTAAAAATAATAAAGAAACCTATGTTCCCAAAATATATGATGAATTTTCCAATAACGATGTGTTGTGTATGGAATTCATTGACGGAATAAAGGTTACAGATACAACAGAACTTACTGCCAATCATATTGATCCTGTAAAAATATCCGAAGTTGGATTACGGCTGTTCGTTTCTCAAATTTTAGATTACGGTTTTTTCCATGCAGATCCTCATGCCGGAAATATTTTAGTTAAAAAAGATGGAAAAGTAGTTTTTATAGATTTCGGAGCTGTAGGAAAGATTCAGCCTAATGATAAAGAAATTCTTGAAAATCTCATTGTAAGTTTTGTAGCTAAAAATCCGCATAAAATAGTGAGATACCTTAAAAAAATGGCGGTAAGCTATGAAATTCCGGATGAAAGAAGATTTGAAAATGATGTTGAAGATATTTTAAATTTTATACACAGCTCCTCTTTACAGGAAATTAATGTGCAGGTAATGATCAATAAAATGAAGGATATTCTTAAAGACAACCGTCTTTATATGCCGGATTATTTTTATCTGTTATTTAAAGGAATAGGCTTGATAGAAGGAGTTGGAAGGAGTATCAACCCTGACTTAGATATCGTTAAAAGCCTTCATCCCTACACCAAAAAAATATTCACCAAAAAAATCAACCCAAAGAATATTTTAAAAACAGGAATGGATAAAATGATGAATTTCACGGATAATATAGATGAAATTCCCAAAGAGCTCCGTTCTGTTCTTCAAAAACTGGATGAAAATAAATTCACGGTCTCCACTGAGATCAAAAATATAGAGAAGACCAATCAGATTATTAAATCAAGTATAGTCAATTTAATTTTAGCCATGGTCTTAGGAGCAAATATGATAGCAACAGCAATAGTTTTTGTTTCTGAAACACCGCCTAGAATTGGTGAAATGTCATTAGCAGCAGTCTTTGGTTTTATTTTTTCAGTACTGCTGGTTATTATACTTTTATTAAGAATAACGAGAAAATAATCAAGATTGAAAGCAATAAAAAATAACCAGATGAAAACATTTTTTTTAACTGCTTTTATTTTTTGCAGTCCCTTTTGGTTTAGTCAGGAAGTTGAAAACAAAGGTGTTTTAGGCGATTATGACGGCAATGGAACTAAAGAATATGCCTATTCTAAAGTGAGCGACTGCAGCGATGAATGTGACGGAAAATGCGAAACTACGATCTATTTCAGTGACAAAAAGATAAAACCATTTATCATTTCACCGGCTCAAAACGGAACATTGTATAATTTAAAAGATTTAAATAATGATGGAAAAGATGAAATTGGGTTTTACCCAAACTGGTGTACAAGCTGCTGGCATGCATTTTATGTTTATACATTAAATAAAAACGCCTGGAAGCCTCTTGTAAAACCTATTTCTACGCACTGCTCACAGTGGGAAGATGATAAGTTTCCCATAAAAAAAGATCCCAAAAAGAAAGGAAATGTGATCATTACATCAAGCGAATGGAAGGATGATGATATTAAAATAGTCTCCAAAAGCATAAAAATTAATTAAATACCTATCTTTGCAAAATGGATAAAATAACTTTTGCAGATTTTGATTTACCGGTTAAGGTTCTAGATGTTTTAGCAGACCTAGAATTGTTTGAACCAACACCTATTCAGGAAAAGAGTATAGGGCCTATACTTTCCGGAAGAGATGTAATGGGAATTGCACAGACAGGGACAGGAAAAACATTAGCTTATCTTCTGCCGGTTCTTAAAACTTGGAAGTATAACAAAACTGGAAATCCAACGGTTGTTGTTTTAGTTCCTACAAGAGAATTAGTGGTTCAGGTAACTGAAATTGTTGAAAAATTAACGGAAAATATTACTGCAAGAGTTATCGGAATTTACGGAGGGAAAAATATCAATACTCAGAAGCTTTTATTTAATAACGGCTGTGATATTTTGGTAGGAACTCCGGGAAGGATCATGGATTTAGCGATTGATAATGCTATTTCATTGAGAGAAGTTCAGAAACTGATCATTGATGAATTTGATGAAATGCTTAATTTAGGTTTCAGACCGCAGTTAACGCATATTTTCGAAATGATGAGAGATAAGAGACAAAATATTCTTTTCTCTGCAACGATGACGGATGCTGTAGACGAAATGCTTGCACAGTATTTTGCAGGACCAATAGAGATCTCATTAGCTAAATCGGGAACACCGCTTGAAAAAATTGAGCAGACTGCCTATAAAGTGGAGAACTTCAATACAAAAATCAACTTGCTTGAGCATTTATTGAAGTCAGATGCAGATATGTCTAAGGTATTGATTTTTGCCAATAATAAAAAGCATTCAGATATATTGTTTACTAAAATCGACGAGCTTTTCCCAGAGCAGTTTGATGTAATCCACTCTAACAAATCTCAAAACTATAGATTAAAAGCTATGAAAAGTTTTGAAAATGAGGAAATCAGAGGATTGATTACTACTGACGTTATGGCAAGAGGTCTGGATATTTCAAATATTACCCACGTTATTAATTTCGAAGTCCCTGAGGTTCCGGAACAATATATTCACAGAATCGGTAGAACGGGTAGAGCAGACAAGGATGGTAAAGCTGTTTCTTTTGTTACTAAAAAAGAAGAACGTCCAGTGTTAGACATCGAATTATTGATGGATAAAGAATTGAAATTTGTTGATTTCCCTGAAGAAGTTAAAATAAATCCTAAGAAAATGGCTTCTGAAGAAGATGAAGTGGTAATGAAAAACCCAGCACAGGTAAAACTGTATGACGGAGGTGGAGCTTTCCATGAGAAAAAAGATAAGAACAAAAAAGAAAACTGGGGTGGACCTTCAAAAAGAAAAGCTCCTAAAAAGTTTGGAGCCAATAGAGCACAGCAGAAAACGATATCTAAGTCAAAAAGAAAGAAATAAACAAAAAAACTCCCAATTTAACTGGGAGTTTTTTTATTTTTAATTATTTCATATAAGGGGTTATCACTTTTGCCCATATCTGATAGCCTTCCGGTGTCAGATGAAGCATATCTTCTAGAAAAATATCTTTTCTCACATTTCCGTCTGCATCTTCCATTGCTTTAGTAATATCAATGAATTCGGCATTTTTTTCTTTTTTCATGAAAGCCTCAATTTTTTGGTTGGTTTCTTTCATTTGCGGCCAAAGCTGTTCTCTGCTCGGCGAATATTTGATTGAAATATAATCAACTTCAATAT
Coding sequences:
- the purN gene encoding phosphoribosylglycinamide formyltransferase, with amino-acid sequence MKNIVILVSGSGTNLQRIIDSIESGDIQNAKVSLVVADRECYGLERAANHKIDNVLIPRGKNFSSELDKIIPQDTDLIVLAGFLSILKPEFCENWNGKIINIHPALLPKFGGKGMWGMNVHHAVIEAGEKESGATVHFVTSGIDEGEAILQKSFEVTENDTAETLAEKVHLVEYEIFPTAINKVLGN
- the purH gene encoding bifunctional phosphoribosylaminoimidazolecarboxamide formyltransferase/IMP cyclohydrolase — its product is MSKKRVLISVSDKSGLIEFAQFLEAQNYELISTGGTFKHLKEAGLNPIQIDEVTNFPEMLDGRVKTLHPKVHGGLLAVRSNEEHMRTVQEHGIDLIDMVIVNLYPFFENVNKDISLHEKVEFIDIGGPSMLRSAAKNFDSVTVITDVEDYATVKIEMEQNGDTYIETRKKLAGKVFNLTSAYDAAISRMLLDEEYPAYLNASYRKASDLRYGENPHQTAAYYVSTFENGAMKDFEQLGGKELSFNNLRDMDLCWKVVTEFKEEMACCAVKHSTPCGVAIGTSALETYQKTFECDPISIFGGIVAMNYKIDASTAEELNKTFLEIVMAPDFDEAALEVLRKKKNLRIIKIVNPVSDKQTWVKIDGGILVQDNDTHFSDDIKVVTNVQPTEQQKKALLFSQRVVKYVKSNAIVVSNGIQAFGIGGGQVNRIWATEQAIERAKEKFEGNLVLASDAFFPFRDVVDFCAKEGITAIIQPGGSVKDQDSIDAANEHNIPMMFTGVRHFLH
- the purD gene encoding phosphoribosylamine--glycine ligase, with translation MRILIIGEGGRESALATKLHKDSRVTKMFFANGNATTDEIGKNVHLSEIKELRDFAIKEKVDLTIVGPEAPLVAGLKDEFKKHDLKVFGPNQKVASLEGSKAFSKKFMQTYDIKTAKAVVFDSYPEAKEYVKTQEYPLVIKASGLAGGKGVVICDTLEEAEATIHDFMIRRIYGDAGIRLVIEEYLQGFEASIIAFSNGEKIFPCIAAKDYKKAGNGDKGPNTGGMGSVAPSPEFTQEHYADFEQHILEPTVKGLKAEGFTFKGIIFFGLMITKKGTYLLEYNMRFGDPETQVLLALMENNLLDVINDCMDGKDIELKFKDEKAVCLVMCSGGYPGTIETGFEIVGMDKAVHSQVLSAGAVKKGDKVVSNGGRVLNIVATGATYEDARKKVYEDALHVHFDYSFYREDIGKF
- a CDS encoding bifunctional GNAT family N-acetyltransferase/carbon-nitrogen hydrolase family protein is translated as MQIETRPLTVQDYEELVETMKRAYPQMSEYVWSKKSIEKLTKIFPKGQICITVDGKLAAVALSIIVNYDEFGDDHTYSDITGNYTFNTHLSTGNVLYGIEVFVDPEYRELRLGRRLYDARKELCEQLNLKSIVLGGRIPNYHKYSHELSTRDYIRKVRDKEIYDPVLSFQLSNNFLPIKVLKKYLPEDESSKENAVLLQWNNIYYSKSPNTMKDSIIRLGLVQWQMRHFKDIDAFYEQVEFFVNVMGDYKSDFVLFPELFNTPLLAPFNKLSERDSMIELAKITDQIKAKISELAISYNVNIISGSMPVFENNDLYNVSYLLHRDGRIDEYRKIHITPNERKYYGMKGGNEIKVFDTDCGKIGLVICYDVEFPELPRILADQGMKVLFVPYLTDTQNAYMRVRHCAAARAIENECYVAIAGCVGNLPGVNNMDIQFGQAAVFTPSDFAFPSNAVKGEATPNTEMTLIVDVDLNLLKDLHYNGSVQILKDRRTDLYETYLK
- the guaA gene encoding glutamine-hydrolyzing GMP synthase, whose translation is MNNGIIILDFGSQYNQLIGRRIREMGVYSEILPFNTPLATILERQPRGIILSGGPSSVNAENAHLVEKELYEQGIPVLGICYGMQLTAHLLGGKVNKGEKGEYGKAHLDIIKENALLKGVSQNSVVWMSHFDEVGELPAGFELNAKSGVIASISNPEKQIYCVQFHPEVSHTEEGGKMLENFVFGICNAEKNWKLTNYIEKTVAEIRERVGDNKVILGLSGGVDSSVAAVLIHKAIGDQLQCIFVDTGLLRKNEDVKVMENYGEHFNMNIKLVDASERFLTKLAGVDDPEQKRKIIGNEFIHVFDEESHKIEGAKFLAQGTIYPDVIESQSVNGPSAVIKSHHNVGGLPEEMDFELLEPLRELFKDEVRKVGEELGIPHHLVHRHPFPGPGLGIRILGAVDAEKVKILQEADDIFIEELYKNDLYEKVSQAFVVLLPVKSVGVMGDERTYEYTAVVRSANTIDFMTATWSRLPYEFLDTVSSRIINEVRGINRVAYDISSKPPATIEWE
- a CDS encoding cold-shock protein, translating into MMTGTVKWFNETKGFGFITPDNGGNDVFCHHSALGGLRSLEEGQKVSFELIDGKKGPEATNVRPI